CCGGGCCCGGCGCTTCTTCTCCGCGATTGCTGCTGATTGCTCCGATCCCCCTGCTTCCCTCCGGTTCCCCAGCGCTCCTGGAGACCGCCGGGCCCGGCGGGTACCGTGGCGGCCCCTCTccagcagcctgtccctgtAGGGCGTTCCCTCCATCCCAGGCTTGGTGACCCCAGCGGTCCCTGGCCTGGTGGCCCCGTTGTTCCCGGGCCCGTCCCACCCCGCACCATGGCGCACCTCCTGGGCCACCGCGGCTGCATGGAGAGTCTGCGGGCCGACCTGCGGGACCTGCAGGCTGCCATAGGCGACGTGTCCTCCCGGGCGGGCGCTGTGCGCTTCCCCTCCTGGAAGTTCCCCGACAAGGTGTCCTGCGACCTGGACATACCGGTGCTGCTGCAGCGCTACAGGCACAGCGACAGCGAGCCCGAGTTCAGCCAGCACGCACacgtggtgctgctggagctgctcataGACAGGTGAGAGGCCCCAGGCACCccggagcagctcctgccccgcGGGGGAACAGGAGCTGTGTGTCTAAGCTTATCCGAGTCCTGGGGAAGGTTTTGGGCACCTCAGCACAGGCAGAACTTAAAGctgttagagagtgtccaaatGAGGGCTGAGAGGATAGTGAAGGGCTGAGGGTGGGagcacttggtctgttcagctggAACGGAGAAGACTGAGGTCAGACCTCACCGGGGCCGCTGCTCCTCCTGGGGAACAGTTCTGGTGTCCGTGACCAGGGATGGGATTCAAAGGAatggctggggctgtgtcagggaggtttaggctggatatcaggaaaaggtccttcccccagagggtgctcGGGCACTgaacaggttccccagggaaTGATTACAGAATCAgctgggttggaaaagaccttggagatcatcaagtccaacctgtgacaTAACAGCACCTTATCAAttaaaccatggcaccgagtgccacaaTCATGGCCccaaggctggcagagctccaggagcctttggacaatgctctcaggtacAGGATGGGATTGTTGGgatgtctgtgcagggccaggagttggactgggtgatccctgagtctcttccagctcaggatatccCATGATTTTATGAAGTCTTTTGGGTGCTTTGTTCCCCATGTATTTCCACGGTGCCAGCACCTCGGCCTCATGCCCTGCTGGGCTTTAAaacccagctcctttccctgcttaGAGCTCCCAGCACAAACTGGCCACGAAGAAGCAGAGCCAGACATGCTCCACCCAGGTGCTGAGGTGGAGCTGATGGGACAGGCTTGTTAAACTGCCTCCCAAAATCTTGGAAACACTCGGACACAGCTGCATCCACAGCCGTGGGAGGCCAAAGCCCCTTTTGCAGTCTGGGTGAAATAAGCTCTGGTTTAAAAGATAAGCCATTCCCACTGAGCTGTTGGCTCtaaaaatcaggattttcaGCAGCACGGGTGCCCCAAATCTTTGGGGGGAGCTTCATCACAGCCTGTTGGCAGTGGCTGCTCCATGAAGTGATCCATGCCTGGGGAGTCCCGAGAGCACCAACCCCACCCTCCTGCATCACAGCGGCTCTGTCTGGGTGATGGGAGGGGGCCGACCTCCCTGCCCAAGCTCGGTTTCCCTGCTGCCGATGCTCCAAGACGTGTTTTCCCGTCgggacaggctgctgctgctgctgcagagcttcaCCGGGTACGCGGAGCTGGTGCTGAGCGGGCAGGCGGTGCCGCCGGCGCGGGGCCTGGGGCCCGGCATGTCCGCGGGGCTCACGGCCAGGACCTTCTGGAGCACCATGCTGAAACTCGGGGCCTTCTGCCAACAGCTCCGGGACGAGGTGGGACATTTGGGAACTTCCCACGAGCTGAGTCACTGCCCTCTCCCCAGGATTTGCCCTCCCTCCAGGATTTGGATCCTGGTCATTCTCAACACCCTGTGACCACACCAGATGTGCATGCACCCTTTGAGTGCTGGCCCCTGTGTCACACATCTGTCCCCTCCCGGCCTGTGTCCCTTCCCTACACCCCTcccagcagtggcacagcagggcaTCCATCCTGCTCCAGGATCTCAGGATGGGTGAGCTGGGCTGCCTCTAGAGCTTGGAAAATATCCTCCTTGTGCCgaaatgctgcagctctgctgatcCCGCCGTGGATCTGAGCTGCTTCAAGACAGTGAAATAATTGGTGGTAAAAACAACCTCTCCTGcgttttattttccccaaaatgaTCTTTCTCATGGAAAAGTCTCACAATAAGCCGTGTGGCAAAACCAGGAGGCAGTGCAGGGGCTGGGAAAGAAGGGATGGTGGGGAGCTGGGGAATAGGTTTTGCTGCTGAGGTTTCCCCTTGGTCACTGTCCCTCGGCTGCATTGCTGTCCTATCTCCACACCTGATTTAGGCTTTTATGGGTCATTTCCactttgatctgggctctggttttgttctgtgctgTCTCCCTCAGGAGAAGGATTGCAGGTGGGGGATCCCCACACAGCAATCCActccaccctctgctccccaggctgAGAAATATCAGAAGGAGCACCTGAAACGCTTCTTGCCGGATGTTTTGGAGTCAGGAACTTCCCCAGAGCCCATCCAGCCCAATTCTGTGTGCCCGTGTCCAAGTGTCCAAGTGCTGGGCAGctcaggcagctcccagcacagggctggccccagcctggctcagaGCACCTGCAGTGCCTCCACGCAGACCCCAGGGTCACCGCTGGGTTCCTGTGACACCTGCTCCAGCGCCCAGGCCAGCCTCCACGAGGTGGGCAGAGCCATCACCAGCATCTGTCAGAGCCAGAACATCCCTTCGGCTCTCAGCAAATtccaggaggtgctggaggacGGCGCAGGGAGAAGGAACCTCTCTGCAAAAGACATGAGCTACTGGGCCTTGGAGCAGAGCAAGGACCTCTCCCGGATCAACAAACacctccaggggctgctgcagcaggtgaACCCCctgaaggctgagctggaagagaaaggcaaacagaacaagaagctgcagaaacagGTTGAGGACGTTTCCAggaagctgcaggcagagaaggacatccaagcagagcagcagaggaaggctgagcagagcttgAAAGCCAAGGACAAGGAACATTCTGAGGCTGTGGCCAGGCTGGAGCGGGACAAGGACGACCTCCGGAGAGGTACAGAGCTGTTCCCAGCATCCTCTCCCAGGCCCGGGGGCATTTGCAGGAGAGCAGAGTCCATGGGCAAATTCTGGCCCCACCACAACCAGCAGGGCTTTTTGTAGGTGCTGGGgaattttccctgctgtgaggCTAATGccaggcagtgggagctgcttgTCTGTGTCCTATCACTGCCTCCTCCCTGGTAGCACAACACAATCACTGGGTGAAAACACTTTAGTGTGGCTGATAGCTGCCTCttggtttagggttttttttaggaaCTGATTAATGAGAGGGGTTTTGGTttaggagctgctctgctggaggaaCGACTCTCAGCCCtgaaggaggagctggcagcGAAGCAGGTggcagtgcaggagctgggtAAGGGGCTCACCCAGGGCTCACCCAGCTCACACATCTCTGCCTCACGCGTGTTTCACACCCATGTAgccccctgcacccccagacTGGGCTGTAGAGCTGGTGGGGATGGGCAGAGGATGGGCCTCCTTCACATCAGTACCCCAACATCGCCCAGTGCCAGAGTGGGCTGATGCTGGTGGAGGTTTGGGGGGGGTCAGAGGCCTCCTGTCAGATCTGCCTCCCTTTGCCAGGGCCTGTGGAGAGCACGGGGTGCCCCtgaaccacagaatcatggaCTGGTctggatgggcagggacattaAAGCCCATTCCATttcaccccctgccctgggcagggacaccttccactgtcccaggctgctccaagccccagtgtccaacctgcccttgggcactgccagggatccaggggcagccacagctgctctgggcaccctgtgccaggccctgcccaccctgccagggaacaattcctgcccaatctcccatccagccctgccctggcactggaagccattcccccttgtcctgtcactccatcctttgtccccagtccctctccagctcttttggAGCCCCTCTAGGCACTGAAAAGGATTCTTAAGTTTTCtctggagccttcccttcttCAGGTTGAACACCCCCATCCCTCACATCACCTCCATGGTCCTCCAGATTCttgcccctgcccagcctgggccACGGTGGCTGTGTCTTCACAGAGCTCTCCAAGACCACCTTGTTGGAGGAGATGACAACCACAATGGTGGCCCGGagccaggtgctggagctggaggagaaggtggAGATGCTCACAGGCCAGAGGGACAGCCTGGACCGGGAGCTGAGTGCCACCAGCAtacagctggagaaggagaaggtcCGTGTGGAGAGCATGTTCCGGCACGAGGAGGTACGGCCGGCTCCGGGGCAGTGGAAcggctgagctgctgcccagtATCGGGGCTGTGGGGAATGGGtgccacagccccacacaggctCAGGCCCCCACCACAGTCCCTGCAGGCTAAGCAGAggaccctgctgcagcagctggacagCCTGGACCAGGagtgtgaggagctgcaggccagCCTGGCAGAGGCCGAGCAGGACAAGGCCCGGCTGGCGGAGCAGCTGGAGCGGAGCCAGGAGCAGAGTGGGAAacagctccaggcacagcaggtGAGTGCTGGTACCCAGGTGTGGGACACAGCCTGTGCCACAGGGCTGTCAGGAGCCAcactgccctgtcccacagccagtTTTCCCAGGAGGGATACTCTGAGGCCTAGGGTGGCATTGCCACATGGCCACGTCCTCATGGCATTCCCTGGGGAAGAGCCCTCTCCCTCCACCCTGTGCCAAACAAGTCTCCAGTTGAGtcagggcagaggggagcagcaggaagggacaTCTTGAGGTGCTTCCACATCTTCAGTGTTCTGTTCTTGGACATCTGGACACCCTCCACACTTGATGGTTGGTGCTTCTGCTTCCAGCACACGTGGATCTCACAGCTAAAACCCTGCACATTGTCACTGTCCACTTCCCACTGCCATAGGACCTCCTTATCATCAGGGAAGGGTGGGAGCTTTCCATGAAGGGCTGAGTCCTCTTGCAAACTTCTCCCTGCTGTGccgtgcaggagctgctggacacactgcagcaggagaagctggcAATGGAACAAtccatcctggagctgcaggcaaACACATCCCGGCTGGAGGAACAGGcacaggagctgagggagcgGGAAAGGCTCCTGGTGTTCTTCCCTGATCTCCACATCCCCGCTGAGATGGAGTTTGAGAGTAAGGGAGCAGATGGCAGCACAGTGGGTTTGTGCCTCGGGGTGTCCAGAGCTCCCGGGGGCTCCTGCTGGCCCCAGACACTCCGTTTGTCCCACTGACGCTCAGGAAGGGCTCAGACCCCGTGCGAAGCTGTGACCATCCCAACGTGCTTCCCTGCATGGGCGCTGTGCATCCCATGTCTGGGCCGGGATatccagcaggaccaggacagggcagagctTCCTGTGCCCACAGGGCATGGCGTCCCAGCTGCCACTTCCTGGGCTGTGCcccctgcctggggcagaggCTCCTTTCCTTGGGAGGCAGGAGGGGTGCCCACGCctctgagcaggcagcagcagcagcagcctgggctctgtTGGATTTTGTTTGCAGGCAGCGGGAATTTGACAGAGGACATGGAGAGTCAGCTCCAGGCCAACACCATCCGGATCGAGGTGCTGGAGCGGGAGAACGCGCGGCTCGAGGCTCTGCTCGCCAAGGTGAAGGCAGCAGCCGAGCAGGGCATGCTCAAGGTGAGCTGGGTGCCACGGGGTGGGTGCTGCgtaccccaaaaccaccccctGTCCCCCAGACGTGCTCTGGGGACCCTGGGAGGGCCAAGCCCAGGCTCCACATGCTGCTGGGAGGTCGCTCTGGTTTAACTGGTGTTGCCTGAGGTGCCAGCGGCTGGTTCCAGCTCCTTTCTCTCACTGTGGCCATTGTGCCACCAGCTGTGGTGGCTGAGGGATGTGACAGGAGCTGAAGCTGGTGGGGGGAAATTtcaccttctcttcccttccccagcttgTCCCACAGGCCCAGCTGGGGTCCCAGCTCGTCCCACAGGCCCAGCTGGGGTCCCAGCTCGTCCCACAGGCCCAGCTGGGGTCCCAGCTCGTCCCACAGGCCCAGCTGGGGtcccagctccacagggagGTCGGCAGGCAGGACACTGGGTGAGTAGGAGCCCtgaggaaggggctgggggtgggttccctgctctccctccccttaACTGCTCCCACCCCCAGGTGGCTCAGCagcgggagcagcagggacagcacggGGACGCCAGGATGCACTGACAAGGCCTGGCATGGAGCCCCCAGCAGCCAGCATTCCAAGCAACTCCGGGCACAGCCCACATTGCAGGGCAAACCCTGCCTAACGCTCCCGGTGCGACGCCTGGGGCTTGGCCTCCCCTCACACCACACCAGGGTTCGCCGCAAATAAACACGGATCAGTCTGAATTTCCTAACAGAGAAATTGTGTTCCACCAGCAgccacctgccctgcccaggggacCTCATTACTGGTTCTCTGTGTGTCAGGAAGGGGCATTCCCTTGGGAAACCTGGGCTCTGCCTGGTTCCttggggagctgctccaggggtgTTCCTGGGCACTGAAGCTCAGTCACCCATGGCTACGCTGCTGCTGGAGTCCCCAGAAGAGCCCTGGGCTGATGCCAGCATGTGCTAACTACTGCCAGGAACCGTTCCCAAGAGGAGACCGGGATGTGGCCACACTtggaagaggaaagcagagctggccTGGGATGAGAGTAATCCGAGCCGCCTTTAGcccaccagcacagccacaagCTGGGAAAGTCATTCCCCCCTCCATGAGCacccagaggggctgggaaccACCGAGTCATGGGTGCAGGCTGGCCCTGACCTCTGAGCTGCCCCCCCAGCACTGTGAGCCCCGTGCAAGCCccacacaaaacacacagcCAGTCCTTGCTCCATGTTTAATAGGGATGGACACGTGCCATGTTGCAGCCCGTGGGGCAGGACCTCGGCAGGGCTCACAGCGTGTCCCCAGTCACCGTGCTGGGCGAGCCAAGCCCTAGGTTGGCTCTGCAGCCCACTCATGCCATCCTTTCTAATAAGTTATTATAAATAAAGAGTCCAACCCCTACCCTCCCACAGTGAGGCCGTGAgtcaccccacagccctgccatccccagccctggcaggtcTGTCACCCACCTCCCGGAGGGGCTGGCACCgcagccaggctctgcctaCCCTGCCACGGCCACCAGCAAATAGACAAAAAACCCAAGTCTTAGAAAAATTGCTGTGAGCAGGGCAAGAGCgcagcaggaacagggctcTCCCTGCGCCAGCCCCCACCCCGTTACACCCATGGGTGCCCCAAATCTTCCCTCCCCAACACTGCCCATCTGGACCCCCCACCCCTCTACTCACAGCTGGCAGGAGAGCCCCGAGTCCTTCCCTCTCCAGAGTCTGGGCACTGTGACATGCACAGCCACACCAACCCCCGCTCCGGCAGCAAGCGCCGCTGGCCGGGCGCCCCCtgcccccatccctgtccctggagcagccGTGGGTCTGTCCCTGGAGCGTGTCCTCGGGCCAGCTAGCTGTCCGTGCAGCAGTTCCCTGCAAAGGAGGACAGagagccctggcactgggagcctgGCAGGCTCCAGGTCCCCACCAGCCTGTGCCCCAGGGTCAGCGGGGCTCGGCTGGGCGCCAGGGCGGTTCTCACCCAGGATGTTGCGCTTGCAGAGAGGGCAggtctgctgcagcaggagccagggatCCACACAGTCCCGGTGGAACTcatgggagcagggcagcaccCGCAGCCACTGCCAGCAGGGAAGCGACGGCACATGTGAGCACAGCTGGGTGGCAGGGACACGGCCCGGggcctggcagggacaccccggccctgccccgccaCCGGAGGCTCAGCCCAGGGTGGGCTCCAGTCCGCCCGGTCCCACCTGGCTCCTGTGGAACTGGTCCAGGCAGACAGCACAGCTGTCGATCTCGCAGGCCCGGCTCCGGGGCGGCTTCCTGGGATGGTACCCGCCCGGGTTTTCAGCGGCCAACAGCCGCCGCCGGATGTGCTGCTTCAGGTCCAGCTGCGGGGGCAGAGCCGAGGGTCAGAGCCCGCCCCACAACCCCCGGCACAGCGCACAGCGGAGACGTTCCCACATTCCCACCTCGGCGTCCCGCTCCGACAGGTCCTGCCGCGACTGGCGCTGGGCCTGCACCATGACGCcggtgcagagcagcagggagatcAGCAGGATGGTattccacagctgctgcaggtacTTCTGTGGGGACAGCACGGTGGGGATGGCAGGCGGGGAcccggccccgctcccagccccaccgGAGCCCCAGCACCGTACCTGGACCTGCGAGCTGCTCTCCCCAGGACAGATGACCCCCTGCCACTCCCCGTAGAGGCCCCCTCGGGACAGGCCACAGGTGGACCACAGCGTGAGGGTCACTCCCTGCAAGGCAGGACGCAGCATTGCGGATGGCCACAGCTGTGTCCAGCAATGTGAGAACACgtgtccctcctcctcctcccgtcagtgctgccagctgcctTGTTCCCACTgggtcccttcccttcccttcccttcccttcccttcccttcccttcccttcccttcccttcccttcccttcccttcccttcccttccccttccccttccccttccccttccccttccccctgcagCTGTCCCCCATGGATCAGGGAGTTTGGCTGGGCACTGTCAtgccctgctctcccagtggcaggaagaggaggacagACAAACATACCAGgttctccagcagcactgcctggtATGTGATCTTTGCCGTAGCCCGGAGCCCACTGTGAGCAAAGAGAAAAGTGTCAATTCCACGGATACAGCAGAAtccaggcacagctccccagtgccagggagcatccccttcccacagggatgggcagTGACCAAGGGGGACCAGAGGAACACACAGGGGAGGTGACAGCAAGACacctcctccccagctgtgcccagccctcaGTGAACCAGCACAGGGCTCTTCCTCACAACctcgtgcctcagtttccccatgtGTGACACTACGGCAGCAATCCCACTGTCCCACATGTCAGGTGGATCGACAGggtcccactgctgctggtggtgagAACAAACACCCACAGAGGTTGTGGGGATGCCGGTGCCATGACAAGAACTAACCATTCTGGATAATTTCTACTGAAAGCCCTAAAACACTTGGCCGAGGCCACCGTCACAGCTGCCACCACTTGGGAAGCCATGGAAGGGCTCTAGCCCCGGGCAAGGGCTGGATCTGACCCAGATCTCCCCTGGAAACGCATCTCAGCCCCAGCTGGCCTTGGCATGGCACAATACCATCCCAGCAAACACGATGGGCTGAGTGAGAGACCCCCGGCGTAGTCCCTGGCCGTCACAGTCTGCTGAGGGACAAGGCAAGGACAAGGTATTGACGAGGCCATCCCACGCCCCAGCCCGTACCGCAGCAGCgctcccagcagcctggtgACATTGTCCGAGGACTGGATGACGATGACGGGCTTGGCGAGCAGCTGGGACACGTCCAGCTGCATCGGGAGGGAAAGCAGAGCCGTCACGGGGGCACGATCCCTGCCCGGCCCCACCGCCGGCACCGTCCTACCTCACGGATGGCGTTCTGGTTCAGCGCCAGGATGAGCAGCGCAGAGGCCCCCAGCACCAGGGCTCGCTTCATCtgcagggacagcggggacgcgatcaggggacagcggggctgCGTCCCCAACaagctcctgtcctgctgcaggaagcacTCGGCAGCTCTTTGCCAGGGTGAAGGGTTACAAAGGGACCCAAGAGGGATCAGAAGCTGTCAGAGATGCCCTGGCCACCAAGCACACACCAGGACGCCCCAGATCTTGCCAGGCGACACCCCAGGTGACACCCCTGTGGGTTTGTTAGCTGCAAACACCATGGCAGCCCTGAGGCCAGGTAGAGGGGACAGGGCCAGGCAGAGGGTCACCTTGGTGACAACGGCAGTGGTGAAGGACTCCTCCTTGGCACCCCGGGGGCCCTCGGCCGGCTCCTCGGTGCCCACAGGCACCACCCCGATCCAGCTGTCGGCAGCGCCCAGCTCCGGCTCCACGTCACCCACCTGGGGATGTGGCAAGGAGACGGAGAGCTGGGATGGACCCCAAGGTTCAGGGCACCCCCAAAGCATCCCCATGCTCCCAAGGGTCCTGGGAGCCATGCAttgtgtggggacagggacagcagctgaGGTAAGGACAGGGAACACAGCTGGGCCCTCACTGCCTCTGTGTCCCGGCCTGcacctcctctctgctgctggccacaccCGAGCAGTGGCTACCTGCCCTGGTCAGTCCCCAGTGTCTCTGGGGGCCAAGGACTCACCCCAGCACCCACCGGCTCACGGTGCCCACCGACCCCCGCCCCTCCCACACTGACCACTGCCCTGCCAATGCCCACTGGTCCCTTCATGTCTCCCCGTTCCCACTGCCACCCCCTCATCACTGCCACCCAGTACCCACACCCAGTAGCCCCTCAATgtctcccagtgccccccagtccCCACcgttcccctcccttcccttactgccccctgcccccccaATACCTCCCAGTGCCTTCCAgttcccccttctcccctcccaaTCCCTCGCCAGCGCCAACAGCaccccccagccccattccccGTCTCCCCGCGCTCACCAGCACCAGGCGGCCTTGGATCTCCATCTCCTCCCGCTCCCCCCGCGggcccccccggcccggcccggcccggcctcccCCCGCTCCCAGCACGGCCCCGCGCAGCGTGTAAGAGCCGCCGGGCAccgcggccgcgccgccggccccgccgccggccccgtccccgtccggcgccgccgccccgggctCCGCCACGGCCACCTCGACCCGCGCGGGGGTCGCGGGGCCCGACCCGGCCCGGCCGAGCGCCAGCAGCGGGGCGAGCAGGGCCGCCCGCACCGCCGCCATGGCTGCGCGCCCCGCGCCCGCAGCGCCCCCTGCCGCCGGGGAGGACCCGCCGCGCCCCACACCGCCCGCAGGGGGAGCCCGAGAGCccggacagggacagggacaggggttgGGATAGGGGTTGGGATAAGGACAGGGACCAGGACAGTCACCGGGATAAGGACAGGGATAAGGGCGGGGACTGGGACAGGGGtcgggacagggacagggataagGACGGGGACAGGGATCGGGACAGGGACCGGGACAGGGATCGGGACAAGGGTCAGGATATGGACCGGGACAGGaactgctgctgggacagggacaagggtagggggaatggggatggggtgCAGACCAGAATGAGGACAGAGAGtagcagggcagtgacagggagcagggaccaAGACTGAGACAAGGACAAGGACCATGACCAAGCTGGACACTGGGGCAAGAGCAGGGACAAAGTAGGTGATGAGGACAGGGACCAGgagaggaacagggacagggaatgggacaggaTGGACATCAAGATGGACAAGGGCTGAGACTGGGATGGGAACCAGCATTGGGacaggaatggggcagggacaAGGACACAGATGAGAACGGGATGGGAACAGAAACAGGAACCAGGCGGAAAACAGGAACAAGGAGAAGCACTGGAAGAACATCAGGGAGTGGGACCAACACGAGACAAAGGCCAGGACCAGGactgggatgggaacagggagagggaccaggaggaggacaggaagcaggagagaaacaggagcagggactgggaacAGGAGCAAGACAGGGACAAGGGCTGGGACCAGAATGGGAactggcagcaggacagggatggacacagggaccAGGAAACCAACAGTCACCAGGAGAGTGACAGACAGGAACAGACATGGTGACATAGATATCATGTCCACCACATCCCCATGAGTGGAtacagggacacacggggacacagggacaagTGTGCTCTGTGGGAAGAGCGACATGGGCACCCACAGccgtggcacaggcagggacatgGGCACAGCCCCACCCCAAGGTGACATGGGCACACCTGGGTGACATGAACACACACCAACACCCGAGTTCCCCAAAACCCAGCTGTCCCCCACGCCGCACACTCCACAACACCCTCAGCCTGGTGGGTGCCAGGCAGCCTCCGGTGCCACACCCTGACCCCTGGGTGCCCCCATCCCGACCCCTGGGTGCCAcatcctggccctgctctggccACGTGTGCCCAGCACATGTGCCTCCGGGGGATTTACTGGCTGGATTAGCCTCGGCATGGGCCAAGGCTGACCTGCTTTTGGCAGGGGCCACAGCGGGGACGGGACTCGGGGCCGTGGGACCCAGTTCCCATGGCTGCAGGGTGCCGTGGGATGGGTCtgggtgtgtccctgtgtccctcgTCCCCATCCATGGTGTAAGTGCAGGGGTGTAATCACAGGGTGGGCACGGTCTCTCCTCCCACGGTGGCAGCCAGAGCCGGTTTAACCACATGGCAAAACATCCCGATTGCAACGGGTCTGGATGTGCCATAAACAACAGCCAGGAGCACGGCTGGCTCAGGAACCAGCCTGGAACGGCAAGCACGCATGTGGGGGACTGTGTGGATTCAGTGGGGAACAACAAAATGGAGCCTGGGggtggctgctgccagagctgctccacagAGGGGACACACAAGGGGTGTGAGTGGCTCTGTGAAGCCCACAGAGGTTTGTGGGATATGGATGGCTTCCTGAAcatctgcagctccagggcacACTTATGGGTC
This window of the Hirundo rustica isolate bHirRus1 chromosome 17, bHirRus1.pri.v3, whole genome shotgun sequence genome carries:
- the RNF215 gene encoding RING finger protein 215 isoform X2, producing the protein MAPRTLGSMGMLWGCPEPWGPSQLSVSLPHPQVGDVEPELGAADSWIGVVPVGTEEPAEGPRGAKEESFTTAVVTKMKRALVLGASALLILALNQNAIRELDVSQLLAKPVIVIQSSDNVTRLLGALLRGLRATAKITYQAVLLENLGVTLTLWSTCGLSRGGLYGEWQGVICPGESSSQVQYLQQLWNTILLISLLLCTGVMVQAQRQSRQDLSERDAELDLKQHIRRRLLAAENPGGYHPRKPPRSRACEIDSCAVCLDQFHRSQWLRVLPCSHEFHRDCVDPWLLLQQTCPLCKRNILGNCCTDS
- the LOC120760746 gene encoding coiled-coil domain-containing protein 157; this translates as MPGESREHQPHPPASQRLCLGDGRGPTSLPKLGFPAADAPRRVFPSGQAAAAAAELHRAEKYQKEHLKRFLPDVLESGTSPEPIQPNSVCPCPSVQVLGSSGSSQHRAGPSLAQSTCSASTQTPGSPLGSCDTCSSAQASLHEVGRAITSICQSQNIPSALSKFQEVLEDGAGRRNLSAKDMSYWALEQSKDLSRINKHLQGLLQQVNPLKAELEEKGKQNKKLQKQVEDVSRKLQAEKDIQAEQQRKAEQSLKAKDKEHSEAVARLERDKDDLRRGAALLEERLSALKEELAAKQVAVQELELSKTTLLEEMTTTMVARSQVLELEEKVEMLTGQRDSLDRELSATSIQLEKEKVRVESMFRHEESLQAKQRTLLQQLDSLDQECEELQASLAEAEQDKARLAEQLERSQEQSGKQLQAQQELLDTLQQEKLAMEQSILELQANTSRLEEQAQELRERERLLVFFPDLHIPAEMEFESSGNLTEDMESQLQANTIRIEVLERENARLEALLAKVKAAAEQGMLKEPFPRGDRDVATLGRGKQSWPGMRVIRAAFSPPAQPQAGKVIPPSMSTQRGWEPPSHGCRLALTSELPPQHCEPRASPTQNTQPVLAPCLIGMDTCHVAARGAGPRQGSQRVPSHRAGRAKP
- the LOC131378672 gene encoding coiled-coil domain-containing protein 157-like, yielding MAHLLGHRGCMESLRADLRDLQAAIGDVSSRAGAVRFPSWKFPDKVSCDLDIPVLLQRYRHSDSEPEFSQHAHVVLLELLIDR
- the RNF215 gene encoding RING finger protein 215 isoform X1, with the protein product MAAVRAALLAPLLALGRAGSGPATPARVEVAVAEPGAAAPDGDGAGGGAGGAAAVPGGSYTLRGAVLGAGGGRAGPGRGGPRGEREEMEIQGRLVLVGDVEPELGAADSWIGVVPVGTEEPAEGPRGAKEESFTTAVVTKMKRALVLGASALLILALNQNAIRELDVSQLLAKPVIVIQSSDNVTRLLGALLRGLRATAKITYQAVLLENLGVTLTLWSTCGLSRGGLYGEWQGVICPGESSSQVQKYLQQLWNTILLISLLLCTGVMVQAQRQSRQDLSERDAELDLKQHIRRRLLAAENPGGYHPRKPPRSRACEIDSCAVCLDQFHRSQWLRVLPCSHEFHRDCVDPWLLLQQTCPLCKRNILGNCCTDS